A single Frankiales bacterium DNA region contains:
- a CDS encoding ACT domain-containing protein codes for MTRSLAVTVLGHDRPGIIADVTGVLAELGGNLEDSSMTLLRGHFAWTLVVAVDADAATVAGRLEHLTAQGLVVSVLPVPEADHGAAAGSSWLLSVHGADRPGIVSGLTRVIAEAGGNVTDLTTRLGTGLYVLVAEVALPGEADVEALTARIAETASGLGVHATLVPAESDVL; via the coding sequence ATGACGCGCAGCCTCGCGGTGACCGTGCTCGGGCACGACCGTCCCGGCATCATCGCCGACGTCACCGGGGTGCTGGCCGAGCTCGGCGGCAACCTCGAGGACTCCTCGATGACGCTGCTGCGCGGGCACTTCGCCTGGACCCTCGTGGTGGCGGTGGACGCCGACGCCGCGACGGTGGCCGGGCGGCTCGAGCACCTCACCGCGCAGGGACTGGTGGTCTCGGTGCTGCCGGTCCCCGAGGCCGACCACGGCGCGGCCGCCGGGTCGTCGTGGCTGCTCTCCGTGCACGGCGCCGACCGGCCGGGGATCGTGTCCGGCCTCACCCGGGTGATCGCCGAGGCCGGCGGCAACGTCACCGACCTGACCACGCGGCTCGGCACGGGGCTCTACGTGCTCGTCGCGGAGGTCGCGCTGCCGGGCGAGGCCGACGTCGAGGCGCTCACGGCGCGGATCGCCGAGACGGCGTCGGGCCTCGGGGTCCACGCGACGCTCGTGCCCGCCGAGTCGGACGTGCTGTAG
- a CDS encoding NAD(P)/FAD-dependent oxidoreductase — MTSTERTPLPPRILIVGGGYVGMYTALRLHRRLRRGEARVTVVDPRSYMTYQPFLPEAGAGSIQPRHTVVPLRQTLRDTEIVTGAVTRVEHARKVVTVEPLEGEPYELPYDVLVMAVGSVPRTLPIPGLADWGLGFKNVEEAIALRNRVLECLDIAESATDPEIRERNLTFVFVGAGYAGTEALAETEDLARYATRYLRNVEPSDLRFVMVEASDRILPEVGEDMGRWTVEQLRERGIAVKLGTRLESTVDGHVELSDGTRMLSDTVVWTAGVKPHPLLAATDLPIDEKQRLVCRPDLAVDGIADAWGAGDCAAVPDLTHPGAFTSPSAQHAVRQAKVLADNIVASLRGLPTEEYRHRYFGSVASLGLYKGVAQVYGVKVKGFPAWFLHRTYHMSRVPTTRRKVAVVTDWTIAFLFRRDVTSLWSMHEPRTAFSEVAHAADAAQMAAAEARQSRG; from the coding sequence GCGGCGAGGCTCGGGTGACCGTCGTGGACCCGCGGTCGTACATGACCTACCAGCCGTTCCTGCCGGAGGCGGGCGCCGGTTCGATCCAGCCCCGGCACACCGTCGTCCCGCTGCGCCAGACGCTGCGCGACACGGAGATCGTCACGGGCGCCGTCACGCGCGTGGAGCACGCCCGCAAGGTGGTCACGGTGGAGCCGCTCGAGGGCGAGCCCTACGAGCTGCCCTACGACGTGCTCGTGATGGCGGTCGGGTCGGTGCCGCGGACCCTGCCCATCCCCGGGCTGGCCGACTGGGGCCTCGGGTTCAAGAACGTCGAGGAGGCCATCGCCCTGCGCAACCGCGTGCTCGAGTGCCTCGACATCGCGGAGAGCGCGACGGACCCCGAGATCCGCGAGCGCAACCTCACCTTCGTGTTCGTCGGCGCGGGCTACGCCGGCACCGAGGCCCTCGCGGAGACCGAGGACCTGGCCCGCTACGCGACGCGCTACTTGCGCAACGTGGAGCCGTCGGACCTGCGCTTCGTGATGGTGGAGGCCTCCGACCGGATCCTGCCGGAGGTCGGCGAGGACATGGGTCGCTGGACCGTGGAGCAGCTGCGCGAGCGCGGCATCGCGGTCAAGCTCGGCACGCGGCTGGAGTCGACCGTGGACGGCCACGTCGAGCTCTCGGACGGCACGCGCATGCTGTCGGACACCGTGGTGTGGACCGCCGGCGTGAAGCCGCACCCGCTGCTCGCCGCGACCGACCTCCCGATCGACGAGAAGCAGCGCCTCGTGTGCCGCCCCGACCTCGCGGTCGACGGCATCGCCGACGCGTGGGGTGCCGGCGACTGCGCGGCCGTTCCCGACCTCACCCATCCCGGCGCGTTCACCTCGCCGTCGGCCCAGCACGCCGTGCGCCAGGCCAAGGTGCTCGCGGACAACATCGTGGCGTCGCTGCGCGGGCTCCCGACCGAGGAGTACCGGCACCGCTACTTCGGCTCGGTCGCCTCGCTCGGCCTCTACAAGGGCGTCGCCCAGGTGTACGGCGTGAAGGTGAAGGGGTTCCCGGCGTGGTTCCTGCACCGGACGTACCACATGTCGCGCGTGCCGACGACGCGCCGGAAGGTCGCCGTCGTGACCGACTGGACGATCGCGTTCCTGTTCCGCCGCGACGTCACCAGCCTGTGGAGCATGCACGAGCCGCGCACCGCGTTCTCCGAGGTGGCGCACGCCGCCGACGCCGCGCAGATGGCGGCCGCCGAGGCGCGCCAGTCGCGCGGCTGA